In Burkholderiales bacterium, a single genomic region encodes these proteins:
- a CDS encoding mannitol dehydrogenase family protein — translation MPDPARLALAALGRLPAEIARPNCDPAGLAVGIVHLGLGAFARAHAAVYADDLAARDPNWGICGVSMKTPRAIAPLAAQQGLYTVCERDRHGSRLRVIGALRETMFAPADPAALVRRMADPRVRVVTLTVTEKGYCHDPATGRLDLGHPDIRHDLEHPGAPVSAVGFLVAALDERRRTGAGALNVVCCDNLPHNGRAVEELVGTFARARAPGLAEWIASHAAFPCTMVDRIVPATTGADVADVERRLGVHDAAPVVAEPFRQWVIEERFVAARPKWEEAGAQVVHDVAPFETMKLRLLNGSHSTLAYLGFLAGHATIAQAAGDPALGRLIARQMAEEIVPTLATPPGTDLARYSATLVERFSNPALPHKTAQVAMDGSQKLPQRLLGTVRDRLAAGGSIRHLSLSVAGWMRYASGRDERGGAIEVADPMSARFAAIASSAGDDAGRLATGFLGLTPIFGSDLPEQPVFTAAVTRHLDSLLRRGVAATVSEHLTH, via the coding sequence ATGCCTGACCCGGCGCGGCTCGCGCTCGCCGCGCTCGGGCGCCTTCCCGCGGAGATCGCGCGGCCGAATTGCGATCCCGCAGGACTCGCCGTCGGCATCGTCCACCTGGGACTCGGCGCGTTCGCGCGTGCGCACGCCGCCGTCTACGCCGACGACCTCGCCGCCCGCGACCCGAACTGGGGCATCTGCGGCGTCTCGATGAAGACGCCCCGGGCGATCGCTCCGCTCGCCGCGCAGCAAGGGCTCTACACGGTCTGCGAACGCGATCGCCATGGCAGCCGCCTCCGGGTCATCGGCGCGCTGCGCGAGACGATGTTCGCGCCCGCCGATCCCGCCGCGCTGGTGCGCCGGATGGCCGATCCGCGGGTGCGCGTGGTCACGCTGACCGTGACCGAGAAGGGCTACTGCCACGATCCGGCGACCGGCAGGCTCGACCTCGGGCACCCGGACATCCGCCACGATCTCGAGCACCCCGGCGCGCCCGTGTCGGCGGTCGGTTTCCTCGTCGCGGCGCTCGACGAGCGCCGACGCACCGGCGCAGGCGCGCTCAACGTCGTCTGCTGCGACAACCTCCCGCACAACGGCCGTGCCGTCGAGGAACTGGTCGGGACCTTCGCCCGCGCGCGCGCGCCCGGACTCGCCGAATGGATCGCGTCGCACGCCGCGTTCCCGTGCACGATGGTCGACCGGATCGTTCCGGCGACGACCGGCGCGGACGTCGCCGATGTCGAGCGGCGGCTGGGTGTGCACGACGCAGCGCCGGTCGTCGCGGAGCCGTTCCGGCAGTGGGTGATCGAGGAGCGCTTCGTGGCGGCGCGGCCGAAGTGGGAGGAGGCGGGCGCACAGGTCGTGCATGACGTCGCCCCGTTCGAGACGATGAAGCTGCGCCTATTGAACGGCAGCCACTCGACGCTCGCCTACCTCGGATTCCTCGCCGGCCACGCGACGATCGCGCAGGCGGCGGGCGACCCCGCGCTCGGGCGGCTGATCGCGCGTCAGATGGCCGAGGAGATCGTGCCGACGCTCGCCACGCCGCCGGGCACCGACCTCGCGCGCTACTCTGCCACGCTCGTCGAGCGATTCAGCAACCCGGCGCTGCCGCACAAGACCGCGCAGGTCGCGATGGACGGATCGCAGAAACTGCCGCAACGACTGCTCGGTACGGTGCGCGACCGGCTCGCCGCCGGCGGCTCGATCCGCCATCTGTCGCTGTCGGTCGCCGGTTGGATGCGTTACGCGAGCGGCCGTGACGAACGGGGAGGAGCCATCGAGGTGGCCGACCCGATGTCCGCGCGCTTCGCTGCGATCGCGTCGTCCGCGGGCGATGATGCCGGACGGCTCGCCACCGGGTTCCTCGGCCTCACGCCGATCTTCGGCTCCGACCTGCCGGAGCAGCCGGTCTTCACTGCCGCGGTGACGCGCCATCTCGATTCGCTGCTGCGCCGCGGCGTGGCCGCGACCGTCTCCGAGCATCTCACCCACTGA
- the moaC gene encoding cyclic pyranopterin monophosphate synthase MoaC, which produces MAEWPQEFSGRPVERPSVSKRSSPRSSPRTPRASSPRSPASEDFTHFDRSGQAHMVDVGAKPATRRVARAAGRIAMARATLDKVRGGGAAKGDVLGVARIAAIGAAKRASDLIPLCHPLPLSRLAVDFRFDDAASAVEIEVTAETTGPTGVEMEALTGAAVGLLTIYDMCKAVDREMRIEAVRLLEKRGGRSGHFLAP; this is translated from the coding sequence ATGGCCGAATGGCCGCAGGAGTTCAGCGGGCGGCCGGTCGAACGCCCATCCGTGTCGAAGCGAAGCTCCCCGCGAAGCTCCCCGCGAACCCCGCGCGCATCGTCCCCGCGTTCGCCCGCGTCGGAGGATTTTACCCACTTCGATCGATCGGGGCAGGCGCACATGGTCGACGTGGGGGCGAAGCCCGCGACCCGTCGCGTGGCGCGCGCGGCCGGTCGAATCGCGATGGCGCGCGCGACGCTCGACAAGGTGCGCGGCGGCGGCGCGGCCAAGGGCGACGTGCTCGGCGTGGCGCGGATCGCCGCGATCGGCGCGGCGAAGCGCGCCTCGGACCTGATCCCGCTCTGCCATCCGCTGCCGCTCTCGCGGCTGGCGGTCGATTTCCGGTTCGACGACGCGGCATCCGCCGTGGAGATCGAGGTCACCGCCGAGACGACCGGCCCGACCGGCGTCGAAATGGAAGCGCTCACCGGTGCCGCGGTCGGACTCCTCACCATCTACGACATGTGCAAGGCGGTCGATCGGGAGATGCGCATCGAGGCGGTCCGGTTGCTCGAGAAGCGCGGCGGCCGGTCCGGGCATTTCCTCGCCCCGTAG
- a CDS encoding extracellular solute-binding protein — protein MKFPSSLFQLARRRAIGTIAAAASVAVFGAGTAAAQAPYTINVVDVAGNLALTQEAFELYAKKNPGKVAKFVFTKAPAPELPGKLKAMQGAGRSDIDIVLTGTDVLAAGVEQDLLVKLLPEHAAKFPKLMENYLPAAAQMQKLASDRGITVTFMPAGPLVEYNPAKVKQPPTTPAELLAWCKANPNRLIYARPANSGPGRTFIMGLPYLLGDKDPKDPVNGWDKTWAYLKQLNECIEYYPTGTGAVMKELGEGSRDMTITMTGWDINPRALGIVPKDFKVAPFQNMTWVNDAHYMVVPKGVPADKMAVVLDVIAFMLTPEAQAFTYDKGYFYPGPAVKNVPLSMAPQASQDAIKEFGRPEYAEWIAKFPHTQSLPPKAQVDAFRIWDQQVGAKTKK, from the coding sequence ATGAAGTTCCCGTCGTCGCTGTTCCAGCTCGCGCGCCGCCGCGCGATCGGCACGATCGCCGCCGCGGCATCGGTCGCCGTGTTCGGCGCAGGCACCGCCGCCGCGCAGGCGCCCTATACGATCAACGTGGTCGATGTCGCCGGAAACCTCGCGCTCACGCAGGAGGCGTTCGAGCTGTACGCGAAGAAGAATCCCGGCAAGGTCGCGAAGTTCGTGTTCACCAAGGCCCCGGCGCCCGAACTCCCCGGCAAGCTCAAGGCCATGCAGGGCGCCGGCCGCAGCGACATCGACATCGTGCTCACCGGCACCGACGTGCTGGCCGCCGGCGTCGAGCAGGACCTGCTCGTGAAGCTCCTGCCGGAGCACGCGGCGAAGTTCCCGAAGCTGATGGAGAACTATCTGCCGGCGGCCGCCCAGATGCAGAAGCTCGCCTCCGACCGCGGCATCACGGTGACCTTCATGCCCGCCGGCCCGCTCGTCGAGTACAACCCGGCGAAGGTGAAGCAGCCGCCGACGACGCCCGCCGAACTCCTCGCGTGGTGCAAGGCGAATCCGAACCGGCTCATCTACGCGCGCCCGGCGAACTCCGGCCCGGGCCGCACGTTCATCATGGGCCTTCCCTACCTGCTCGGCGACAAGGACCCGAAGGATCCGGTCAACGGCTGGGACAAGACCTGGGCGTACCTGAAGCAGTTGAACGAGTGCATCGAGTACTACCCGACCGGCACCGGCGCGGTGATGAAGGAGCTGGGCGAAGGCTCGCGCGACATGACGATCACGATGACCGGCTGGGACATCAACCCGCGCGCGCTCGGCATCGTGCCGAAGGACTTCAAGGTCGCGCCGTTCCAGAACATGACCTGGGTGAACGACGCGCACTACATGGTCGTCCCGAAGGGCGTGCCGGCGGACAAGATGGCCGTGGTGCTCGACGTGATCGCGTTCATGCTGACGCCGGAGGCGCAGGCCTTCACCTACGACAAGGGCTACTTCTATCCGGGACCCGCGGTGAAGAACGTGCCGCTGTCGATGGCGCCGCAGGCCTCCCAGGACGCGATCAAGGAGTTCGGGCGTCCCGAGTACGCGGAGTGGATCGCCAAGTTCCCGCACACCCAGTCGCTGCCGCCGAAGGCGCAGGTCGACGCGTTCCGCATCTGGGACCAGCAGGTGGGGGCGAAAACGAAGAAGTAG
- a CDS encoding sugar ABC transporter permease, which produces MATSADAYARPAFDRTLLLVVPAAAFMLILFVYPFLYGLVLSFQPKEGGLLWNYVHFFTTDNLWPTIGITLKLALPATLINVGLALPIAFKMRVKTRYQRAVTTILVVPITLGTVLIAEGMLLYFGPKGWLSHFLQFTHLYDGPIRLTHNYWGVLISLVISGFPFAFLLILSYITGIDPVLARAAATLGADPKAQFRHIYLPLLAPGLAMCFCLAFVQAFSVFPSAVLLGSPAGPTRVISIAAYEAAFEQYDYSLASAIAMIMGFVQLVIVAAVLGLRRAFYRGPVSGGKG; this is translated from the coding sequence ATGGCGACCTCCGCCGACGCCTACGCGCGCCCCGCGTTCGACCGCACGCTGCTCCTCGTCGTGCCGGCGGCGGCGTTCATGCTGATCCTGTTCGTCTACCCGTTCCTCTACGGCCTCGTACTGTCGTTCCAGCCGAAGGAGGGCGGGCTCCTCTGGAACTACGTCCACTTCTTCACCACCGACAACCTCTGGCCGACGATCGGCATCACGCTGAAGCTCGCGCTGCCCGCGACGCTCATCAACGTCGGGCTCGCGCTGCCGATCGCGTTCAAGATGCGGGTGAAGACGCGCTACCAGCGCGCGGTGACCACGATCCTCGTCGTGCCGATCACGCTCGGCACGGTGCTGATCGCCGAAGGGATGCTGCTCTACTTCGGTCCGAAGGGCTGGCTGTCGCACTTCCTGCAGTTCACGCACCTCTACGACGGGCCGATCCGGCTCACGCACAACTACTGGGGCGTGCTGATCTCGCTCGTGATCTCGGGCTTCCCGTTCGCGTTCTTGCTGATCCTGTCCTACATCACCGGCATCGATCCGGTGCTGGCCCGGGCCGCCGCGACGCTCGGCGCGGACCCGAAGGCGCAGTTCCGGCACATCTACCTCCCGTTGCTCGCGCCCGGCCTCGCCATGTGCTTCTGCCTCGCGTTCGTGCAGGCGTTCTCGGTGTTCCCGTCCGCCGTGCTGCTGGGTTCGCCCGCCGGGCCGACGCGCGTCATCTCGATCGCGGCCTACGAGGCGGCGTTCGAGCAGTACGACTATTCGCTCGCCTCCGCGATCGCGATGATCATGGGCTTCGTGCAGCTCGTGATCGTCGCGGCGGTGCTGGGGCTGCGCCGCGCCTTCTACCGTGGCCCGGTGTCCGGAGGCAAGGGATGA
- a CDS encoding M48 family metallopeptidase, which produces MPRPPYSRFLPATAARVLCAALSFALAAPPVAAADPPGVFGAAPPESPAPARPDATFPRRNAPLPDLGDSATVGLSPAQERKLGETVLKQIRASGGYLNDPEVNDYLNELGARLVAARNDPRYEFTFFAVPDSSINAFAIPGGFIGVNTGLILLAQNESELASVLAHEITHVTQNHMARLMEAQKNNVWMSLAALAVAIIAARSDSKSGNDAASAAIASAQALSMQNALNFTRENEQEADRIGFQRLELAGFDVNAAGTVMERLQKATRFADGTMPSYLRTHPVTYERIAEARARAAGAPYRQVADSLDFQMVRALLRSYAGSPGEAVAWFDSAIGERKYNSEVAARYGLVASLLRDGKIARAEDALAELEKIAPAHPMIEAMAGHVLLEAGEADRAVARFESALARYPNKMQLVYDYPEALIRAGRPRQAAAVAEAQLQRFPADGPLHEIAAKAYAATNQPAKQHRHLGEYYAWLGNYPLAIDQLELAAKSPDANFYESSVVETRLRALRKEQADQQKEGFGRTG; this is translated from the coding sequence ATGCCCCGGCCCCCCTACTCCCGCTTCTTGCCGGCAACGGCCGCGCGCGTCCTGTGCGCGGCGTTGTCGTTCGCGCTCGCGGCGCCGCCGGTCGCCGCCGCCGACCCGCCGGGCGTCTTCGGCGCCGCCCCGCCCGAATCGCCTGCGCCCGCGCGGCCCGACGCGACCTTTCCGCGCCGCAACGCGCCGCTGCCGGATCTCGGCGATTCCGCCACGGTCGGACTGTCGCCCGCGCAGGAGCGCAAGCTCGGCGAGACGGTGCTAAAGCAGATCCGCGCCTCGGGCGGCTACCTGAACGACCCCGAGGTCAACGACTACCTGAACGAACTCGGCGCGCGCCTGGTCGCCGCGCGCAACGATCCCCGCTACGAGTTCACGTTCTTCGCGGTGCCGGATTCGTCGATCAACGCCTTCGCGATTCCCGGCGGCTTCATCGGCGTCAACACCGGCCTGATCCTGCTCGCGCAAAACGAATCCGAACTCGCGAGCGTGCTCGCGCACGAGATCACGCACGTCACGCAGAACCACATGGCGCGTCTGATGGAGGCGCAGAAGAACAACGTCTGGATGTCGCTCGCCGCGCTCGCCGTCGCGATCATCGCTGCGCGCTCCGACTCGAAGTCGGGCAACGACGCGGCGAGCGCGGCGATCGCCTCCGCACAGGCGCTCTCGATGCAGAACGCCCTCAACTTCACGCGCGAGAACGAACAGGAGGCCGATCGCATCGGCTTCCAGCGCCTCGAACTCGCGGGCTTCGACGTGAACGCGGCCGGTACGGTGATGGAGCGGCTGCAGAAGGCCACGCGTTTCGCGGACGGCACGATGCCGTCCTACCTGCGCACCCACCCGGTCACCTACGAGCGCATCGCCGAGGCGCGCGCGCGCGCGGCGGGCGCCCCCTACCGCCAGGTCGCCGACTCGCTCGACTTCCAGATGGTGCGCGCGCTGCTGCGGAGCTACGCCGGTTCCCCCGGCGAGGCCGTCGCCTGGTTCGACAGCGCGATCGGGGAACGCAAGTACAACAGCGAGGTCGCCGCGCGCTACGGGCTCGTCGCCTCGCTGCTGCGCGACGGCAAGATCGCGCGGGCCGAGGACGCGCTCGCCGAACTCGAGAAGATCGCTCCGGCGCACCCGATGATCGAGGCCATGGCCGGGCACGTGCTGCTGGAGGCGGGCGAAGCCGATCGGGCGGTCGCGCGCTTCGAGTCCGCGCTCGCGCGCTACCCGAACAAGATGCAACTCGTCTACGACTATCCCGAGGCCCTGATCCGGGCCGGCAGGCCGCGGCAGGCCGCCGCGGTCGCGGAAGCGCAGTTGCAGCGCTTTCCTGCCGATGGTCCGTTGCACGAGATCGCCGCCAAGGCCTACGCCGCGACGAACCAGCCCGCGAAGCAGCACCGCCACCTGGGAGAGTACTACGCGTGGCTCGGCAACTACCCGCTGGCGATCGACCAGCTCGAGCTCGCGGCGAAATCGCCCGACGCGAACTTCTACGAGAGTTCGGTGGTCGAAACCCGCCTGCGCGCGCTCCGCAAGGAACAGGCCGACCAGCAGAAGGAAGGATTCGGTCGCACGGGTTGA
- a CDS encoding ABC transporter permease subunit: MNAGSLAERVWRSLLLGLMTLFVVNIGLMIAAVATSSFAKRWLGTWLPEGWTVGWYAAAWKEFQLGSVLWVTIEVVLAVVLLSLVIGVPAAYTLARRDFRGKQALMLLFLLPLMVPPITYGIPLATVLYQAHLGGTIWGVILANLIPAAPFVILVMTPFVEQIDANLENAARVFGASTARMFWHVLLPLLGPGVLAASLLVLVRTIALFELTFLTAGGDSQTLVVALYYAVFAAGVRAPQSVDAMAMVYMAVTLVWLLIALRFVNPTQLVSRVKEHPQHA, encoded by the coding sequence ATGAACGCCGGAAGCCTCGCCGAGCGGGTCTGGCGCTCGCTCCTGCTCGGATTGATGACGCTCTTCGTCGTCAACATCGGGCTCATGATCGCCGCGGTCGCGACGAGTTCCTTCGCGAAGCGCTGGCTCGGCACCTGGCTGCCGGAGGGCTGGACCGTGGGCTGGTACGCCGCGGCGTGGAAGGAGTTCCAGCTCGGCAGCGTCCTGTGGGTGACGATCGAGGTCGTGCTGGCGGTGGTGCTGCTCTCGCTCGTCATCGGCGTGCCGGCCGCCTACACGCTCGCGCGGCGCGACTTTCGCGGCAAGCAGGCGCTGATGCTGCTCTTCCTGCTGCCGCTGATGGTCCCGCCGATCACCTACGGCATCCCGCTCGCGACCGTGCTCTACCAGGCGCACCTCGGCGGGACGATCTGGGGCGTGATCCTCGCGAACCTGATTCCGGCGGCGCCGTTCGTGATCCTCGTGATGACGCCGTTCGTCGAGCAGATCGACGCCAACCTCGAGAACGCGGCGCGGGTCTTCGGCGCGAGCACCGCGCGCATGTTCTGGCACGTGCTGCTCCCGCTGCTCGGCCCCGGCGTGCTGGCCGCCTCGCTCCTCGTCCTCGTGCGCACGATCGCGCTGTTCGAGCTCACGTTCCTCACCGCCGGCGGCGATTCGCAGACGCTCGTCGTCGCGCTCTACTACGCCGTGTTCGCGGCCGGGGTGCGCGCGCCGCAGTCGGTCGACGCGATGGCCATGGTCTACATGGCCGTCACGCTGGTGTGGCTCCTGATCGCGCTGCGGTTCGTCAACCCGACGCAACTCGTCTCGCGCGTGAAGGAGCATCCGCAGCATGCCTGA
- a CDS encoding FadR family transcriptional regulator, translated as MPLTVVEPQRLYRRIADQIAALIDAGEYAAGSRLPAERELATALRVSRTSVREAIISLEIAGRVEVRVGNGIFVRAWAPAAERTADAGPGPFDLLSARSLIEGEIAHAAARTMKSGDIAALRATIDTMRGAGGDFARGDDADRTFHLRIAEATRNSALVQVVADLWDARRGELWTRIERHFQTPELRARTIVDHAAIVEALAAGDGDGARDAMHRHLARVAREFQRSLEPQGSARPSMRAAASVKPHRRTTGGASGRGRDR; from the coding sequence GTGCCGCTGACCGTGGTGGAGCCGCAGAGGCTCTACCGTCGCATCGCCGACCAGATCGCCGCGTTGATCGACGCCGGCGAGTACGCGGCCGGATCGCGCCTCCCCGCGGAGCGCGAACTCGCGACCGCGCTGCGCGTGTCGCGCACCTCGGTGCGCGAGGCCATCATCTCGCTCGAGATCGCCGGCCGGGTCGAGGTCCGCGTCGGCAACGGCATCTTCGTGCGCGCGTGGGCGCCGGCCGCCGAGCGCACCGCCGACGCGGGTCCGGGTCCGTTCGACCTCCTCTCCGCGCGCAGCCTGATCGAAGGCGAGATCGCCCACGCCGCGGCCCGCACGATGAAGTCCGGCGACATCGCCGCGCTCCGGGCGACGATCGACACGATGCGCGGCGCCGGCGGCGACTTCGCCCGCGGCGACGACGCCGATCGGACCTTTCACCTCCGCATCGCCGAGGCGACGCGGAACAGCGCGCTGGTGCAGGTCGTCGCCGATCTCTGGGACGCGCGCCGCGGCGAACTGTGGACGCGCATCGAGCGCCATTTCCAGACGCCGGAACTGCGGGCGCGCACGATCGTCGACCACGCGGCGATCGTCGAGGCGCTCGCCGCCGGCGACGGCGACGGCGCACGCGACGCGATGCACCGTCACCTCGCGCGCGTGGCCCGGGAATTCCAGCGCAGCCTCGAGCCGCAGGGCAGCGCCCGCCCGTCGATGCGTGCCGCCGCATCCGTCAAGCCGCACCGCCGGACGACGGGCGGGGCATCCGGCCGCGGACGGGACCGATGA
- a CDS encoding efflux RND transporter periplasmic adaptor subunit: protein MLSAAPSRRRPWQKPFLLALAAAVAIAAAWGGWSWYARGAAAPAWRLAKVERGSIAQVVSASGTLQAVTTVQVGSTISGQIKEILVDFNSVVRKGQLLARIDPQSYELRVRQAEADLEAARTAYLQRQSDALAMRSQAVRARIAAEDAKTDLERKESLVGKGFISPAERDKARYTARGADEAVRTAEAQVKSADAQVANAAATAKQREAALASARNDLDKTEITAPVDGVVISRQVDAGQTVAASLNTPTLFTIAQDLRKMQVAVAIDETDIGKIRPDQRATFSVDAWPGRSFDGRVDQIRKAAATVQNVVTYTVIVETPNPDLRLVPGMTANVRIVTDSRENVLKVANAALRWRPAGTSASPEAAGAAGGAPGGDAAARRQKLVDDLKLDAAQAARVDEITAESRSRFAELRDLNDADRRQRGERLRAEVRQKISSILNADQQKRYAEIVAAETGRATSGSGRVYRLVDGKPAEVVLRTGLTDGNATEVVSGPLAEGDEVIVGTQLPNAPAAKASSAPRMPF from the coding sequence ATGCTCTCCGCCGCACCTTCCCGCCGCCGCCCCTGGCAGAAGCCGTTCCTGCTCGCCCTCGCGGCCGCCGTCGCGATTGCCGCCGCCTGGGGCGGATGGTCGTGGTACGCGCGCGGCGCAGCGGCGCCCGCGTGGCGGCTCGCGAAGGTGGAGCGGGGCTCGATCGCGCAGGTGGTGTCGGCCTCCGGCACGCTGCAGGCGGTGACCACCGTCCAGGTCGGCTCGACGATCTCCGGCCAGATCAAGGAGATCCTCGTCGACTTCAACAGCGTGGTCCGCAAGGGCCAGTTGCTCGCGCGCATCGATCCGCAGTCCTACGAGCTTCGCGTGAGGCAGGCGGAAGCGGACCTCGAGGCGGCGCGCACCGCGTACCTGCAGCGTCAGAGCGACGCCCTGGCGATGCGCTCGCAGGCCGTACGCGCACGCATCGCGGCCGAGGACGCGAAGACCGACCTCGAACGCAAGGAGTCGCTCGTGGGCAAGGGTTTCATCTCGCCGGCCGAGCGCGACAAGGCGCGCTACACGGCGCGGGGCGCCGACGAAGCGGTCCGCACCGCCGAGGCGCAGGTGAAGTCGGCGGACGCGCAGGTCGCCAACGCGGCGGCGACGGCAAAGCAGCGCGAGGCGGCGCTCGCCTCGGCGCGGAACGACCTCGACAAGACCGAGATCACCGCCCCGGTCGACGGCGTGGTGATCTCGCGCCAGGTCGATGCCGGCCAGACGGTGGCCGCGAGCCTCAACACGCCGACGCTCTTCACGATCGCGCAGGACCTGCGCAAGATGCAGGTCGCCGTCGCGATCGACGAGACCGACATCGGCAAGATCCGTCCCGACCAGCGCGCGACCTTCAGCGTCGACGCCTGGCCCGGCCGCAGCTTCGACGGCCGGGTCGACCAGATCCGCAAGGCGGCGGCCACCGTGCAGAACGTCGTCACCTACACGGTGATCGTCGAGACGCCCAATCCCGACCTGCGACTCGTGCCCGGCATGACGGCGAACGTGCGCATCGTCACCGACAGCCGCGAGAACGTGCTCAAGGTCGCGAACGCCGCGCTGCGCTGGCGTCCTGCGGGCACGTCAGCGTCCCCGGAGGCGGCGGGTGCGGCGGGAGGCGCCCCGGGCGGCGACGCCGCGGCCCGCCGCCAGAAGCTCGTCGACGATTTGAAGCTCGACGCGGCGCAGGCGGCGCGCGTGGACGAGATCACCGCGGAGTCCCGCAGCCGCTTCGCCGAACTGCGCGACCTGAACGACGCCGACCGGCGCCAGCGCGGCGAACGCTTGCGCGCGGAGGTACGCCAGAAGATCTCCTCGATCCTCAACGCGGACCAGCAGAAGCGCTACGCGGAGATCGTCGCGGCCGAGACCGGCCGTGCGACCAGCGGCTCGGGGCGCGTGTACCGGCTCGTCGACGGCAAGCCCGCGGAGGTCGTCCTGCGCACCGGCCTCACCGACGGCAACGCGACCGAGGTCGTCTCGGGTCCGCTCGCCGAAGGCGACGAGGTCATCGTCGGCACGCAGTTGCCGAACGCGCCGGCCGCGAAGGCGTCGAGCGCGCCGCGGATGCCGTTCTAG
- a CDS encoding ABC transporter ATP-binding protein has translation MKHDFSELKLDRVTRRFAGAGGKAFNALDELTLTVKRGEFIALLGPSGCGKSTALNCIAGLLGLSGGSIWLDDQRLDTLPPEKRGFGMVFQNYALFPHMSVERNVGFGLRMQGVPAAEIAPRVERALALVQLVGQGHKLPGQLSGGQQQRVAIARAIVIEPPLILMDEPLSNLDAKLRIETRAEIRRIHRELDRATIYVTHDQDEALSLADRIVVMKDGAVQQIAPPPEVYGEPANLAVARFMGYRNVLDLEVTGQEGGRVSLAGPGIALTGVAMQPIEGRRAAVAIRPEEFIVGVGEGANTIEGRIDNVEYSGRDALLDVVTASGAVLHVRGPVTCRRGDTLRVQVPPERVLVYRPD, from the coding sequence ATGAAACACGATTTCAGCGAACTCAAGCTCGACCGGGTCACGCGGCGGTTCGCGGGCGCCGGCGGCAAGGCGTTCAACGCGCTCGACGAACTCACGCTCACGGTGAAGCGGGGCGAGTTCATCGCGCTCCTCGGACCCTCGGGCTGCGGCAAGTCGACCGCGCTCAACTGCATCGCGGGGCTGCTCGGGCTCTCGGGCGGCAGCATCTGGCTCGACGACCAGCGCCTCGACACGCTGCCGCCGGAGAAGCGCGGCTTCGGCATGGTGTTCCAGAACTACGCGCTCTTCCCGCACATGAGCGTCGAGCGCAACGTCGGTTTCGGATTGAGAATGCAAGGTGTGCCCGCGGCGGAGATCGCACCGCGCGTCGAGCGCGCGCTCGCGCTGGTGCAACTCGTCGGGCAGGGCCACAAGCTCCCCGGGCAGCTCTCGGGCGGCCAGCAGCAGCGCGTGGCGATCGCGCGCGCGATCGTGATCGAGCCGCCGCTGATCCTGATGGACGAGCCGCTGTCGAATCTCGACGCGAAGCTCCGCATCGAGACGCGCGCCGAGATCCGCCGCATCCACCGCGAACTCGACCGCGCGACGATCTACGTGACGCACGACCAGGACGAGGCGCTGTCGCTCGCCGACCGCATCGTGGTGATGAAGGACGGCGCGGTGCAGCAGATCGCGCCTCCGCCCGAGGTGTACGGTGAGCCCGCCAACCTCGCGGTCGCGCGCTTCATGGGCTACCGCAACGTGCTCGATCTCGAGGTGACCGGGCAGGAGGGCGGCCGGGTGTCGCTCGCCGGGCCCGGGATCGCGCTCACCGGCGTCGCGATGCAGCCGATCGAGGGCCGCCGCGCGGCGGTGGCGATCCGACCGGAGGAGTTCATCGTCGGCGTCGGCGAAGGGGCGAACACGATCGAGGGGCGGATCGACAACGTCGAGTACTCGGGGCGCGATGCGCTGCTCGACGTCGTCACGGCGTCCGGCGCCGTGCTTCACGTGCGCGGGCCGGTGACCTGCCGCCGCGGCGACACGCTGCGCGTGCAGGTGCCTCCCGAGCGCGTGCTGGTCTACCGCCCGGATTGA